In Thermocladium sp. ECH_B, the sequence GCCCGGAGGCCTTGGCTTGAACCACCTTGGCAACTCCCCCTCCTTCTTCTCCCTAATTAGGGAGAAGCTCCTCCAAGCCTCGGCGTTCTTCCTAGCAACTTGCTGCGCATTAACCCTTAACGCGTGCTTGTACTTCTCGTATACCTCCTTTTCCGTCTTATTGAAGTCGACTTTTTCTCCCTTCTTGAATTGTTGCGTCCTTAGCCAATTCACCTCGTTCCAACATTTCGCCGTGACTATGCCTAGTTCCTTCAGCTTCTCATGCGTTTCCTCATCCACCACTAGTTTAACTACGTTAGTTCTTCTCGTGCCCACACCTCTCATGCTCCTCGATGAGCCTCTTGATCACATCGTCATAGGTCTCCCTAGGGTGGATCTTCAGCCTCCTCAACTCCTCCTTGGTATCCCTCCCAACCCTAATCGGCTCAGTGACAGGCATACCACAGAGGTAGAAAACAGTAGCTTAAAAACCTTACCCCGCCCCTAGAAGAGGCGAGGCTTGTCGCTCGTTTTGTCAATACTTGGCTCAATAATGGCCACTAGGCTTAGGGGAAGCGTGGGTATTATTTCTGCAATAGCCATGGCCATCATGGGGGCCGCGGCGGCATCCATCGGCTTCATAGGCAATGTTTACTTAGATGAGGCGCCCACGGCAGTGATAGGGGTTGCTCTGGGGGTAATTAATGTAGTAACTGGGGCAGCCATGCTTAAGGCGGTTCCGAGCCAAATGATGGCCAGGGCCCAGGGCGCGATCAATACATTCGCATTAACTGCCACTTTTCTCTCCGGCGCCGTTGGGGGCCTAATAATTGATGTCGCGACGCTGAGGGGGGCATTCCTCGTGGTGGGCGTATTCCTAGCAATTATTGCGGTGATAATAACTCGGCTTAAGGCAGTGGCCAGCATATCGGTTTAAGCTCTGTTCCCGTTAGTGGCCTCAAGCAGCTTAGCCAGTACCTCGCTGGTTTCCGGGAATCTTCCCTCCCTATGCCTGGAGAACACTAATTCATCATTGATGAATACGTCGAAGACGCCGCCGCTTCCCGGCACCAACGTTATTGAGTCAATTGATGGGCCGAGGCTCAGAAGCTCATCGGCCAACTTCACCGCTCGCGGCTGAAACTTGCAGGGCCTGCAATAAACTATTTTAATGCTAACCATGCATCTCCCTGGATCCGGGGCCTAATAATGCTTGATCCCCATGTTCATTGCGAGAGATGAGCCGCTAGGTGAGGCGGCAATGCGGGTAGCAAGTCTCTTACTTAGCATCAAGGGGGAGAATAATTGCTTATTATATTAATTAGCGCTGGCCCCTAAGTGCATGAGCGTCACCGATTCAACAACTAATTTGGAGTACTTAAAGGAGAGGGTGCGGGAATTCTGTGAAGCCAGGGATTGGGATCAATTTCATAACCCGAAGGACCTGGCAATAGGAGTAGTGACTGAGGCGGCGGAGCTCCTTGAAATATTCAGGTTCAGGAGCGAGGCGGAGAGCGAGGAATTAATGAGGAACCCGGAGGCAAGGGAGGAGGCGGCAATGGAGATGGCTGACGTCCTCTTCATGCTGCTTAGGTTCGCGCAGAAATATGGCTTTGACCTGGCTCAATCCCTCCTCAGGAAACTAGAGATAAATGAGGCGAGGTACCCCATTGAGAAGGCGAAGGGAAGAAACATTAAATATAATAAATTATGAGGATTCAGTTGAGGAATGGAAGTGGGCCCGCCGGGATTTGAACCCGGGACCTCTCGCGCGTGAGGCGAACGTCCTAGCCGCTAGACCACGGGCCCTGCATGGGTTGTTCCTAGGCATTTTTAATTTTTACCTAGTGCGACTAGCCCTCCATTAACCCCCGCTCCGTGGCGAGGCAATGCTTGGAGGCAATTTTTATAAATTCACATGCCGACTCGAATCAAAGCCCCGGTAGCTCAGTCCGGCTAGAGCGACGGGCTGCAGGCCCAGGTTGAGACCCGTAGATACGAGGAAGTAGCGGAAATCCCGGATGGGGCTTCCCAGGGAAGGTTCAAATCCCGGCCGGGGCTCCACCATGCTTCTTCTCGATTATCTTTACCGCGACCCCATTAAGGAGCGGCGTGCCTCCATACTTACCCTTCTCTGGACCAATGAGGGAATTAATGGGTCTCCCATCTAAGTCCATTAAGGCGCTCTTAGTCATCCAAGCCACGCCGCTTGGGGTTCCCTCATCCTTAACGGCCCTAACCCTGGCTCTGCCATACTTGGACTCCACCTCAACTATTCCCTCAATGTCATGCGTGTATAGTATGGGCTCGGGGGAGCCGTAAACCTCCTTGAATTGGCTATTAGTGTAGAGGGGGTGTGACGTGAAGACCAGAATCAAGTCCCTCCCTGGAGGCGAGGGACTCGGCAGGGGGTGTGCGCTGGGCTTCCTGGGCCTCGGCCTATTCCTTATTGGCGCTATCTTCTTCTCCATTAATTCAGCCACCGTCACTCCAGTGCCCCTTATCGCCACATCAACTGCCTGCAGCGGCTCCTCGATTATGAGGGGGTGATCGCCGAGGACTCGCTTCCCCACCTCCTTCACGAGCATTGTCTCCGGGATCCCCATGGGGTCCTGAATTGGTTCATTGAGGACTAAGTACTCATGCCAATAACTATACACCACATCCATTTTCTCCAGGAAAGTGGGGGCCGGGATCACTATGTTAGCCAGCCTAGCCGTCTCGCTCCAATACGGGTCGTGAACCACGAGGGTTAATCTCCCCTCCTCCACTGCCTCCCTCAACCTATCGGCGCCCGGGAGCGAGTGGATTGGGTTAGAGTTCCACACGAACATTAAGTCAAAGGCCCCCTCCCCAGCCTCATACGCCACTTCAGCCATCCCAATCACCCTCCCGGGGCGAGCGATATGTAGCCCCCTCAGGTAATTGAAGTCAATGCCCCAACCCAGCGAGTTGGAGTAATAGAATCCACGCTCCATGCCCAGGAGCGCCGGGATAAGGGATATCAAGCCAATAGCGTCTCCACCATTCCTAGTCCTCCCCAGGGCAAAGCCTATTAATGTGAGGGGGCGGCGCTGGGAGTAGTACTCCGCCAACCGCTTAACACTGCTCCACCTGAGGCCCGTGTACTCGCTTATCTCCTCATCACTGTACTTCTCCACGAATCCCCTTAACTCGGGCAATCCATCTACATCCCCCGTGACGCTCCCCATCCTGAATAACTCCTTGATTACCCCAATGGCTAGGTACACATCACTGCCTGGACGCACAATTATCGCTTCATCGGCCTTCCTAGCCGCATCGCTCATCCTCACATCGATGACTACCTTATATGCATTCCTGAGCGCGACCCAGCCATGAATGAAGCTGACGCTGGCCGGCACTCCCCATAGAACCGCCGCATCATATCGTTGGAACTCGCTCGGCAATGCGCCGAAGCTAGTGCCGTAGTGGGCGGCAATGGCGGCATGCCCCTCCGCGCTGCATATAGAGTAATCGGTTTGGGACGCCCCTAACGCATTCCAGAGCCTCGCTGGGTAGTACCAAGTGAGGAGTCCTTGATTACCGTCGTAATCCACGTGAATTATCCTGGAGGGGTCACGCCTCGCCGTTTCCCTCACTAGGCGAGCCAATGCATCTAGGGCCTCCTCGAGGGTGGCTTCTCGCCCATCTATCATGGGCGCCTCCACCCTATTCACCCTATTTCTCCGTAGATCGGCCCTGCCCCTGGCGCACGTGAATCCATTCACTGGGAACATTGGGAGCGGCCGATAATTGCGGTCAAATATGCAGGTATCGTAGCAGTCGCGGGGGCAAGCTATGACCATGGGGAAGCGGGATAACCACGCCCATAAATTTTTTCTCCCAGTTCCCAAGTGGACCCGAGTGGTTATAGTTAATGCATTCCCCCTGGGTGCACCGTAAAGCCTAAAATAAAGAGTATACTCTAGGGGTCATGACTATTGTAAGCGTTACCCCGGAGATAGCGCTGGATGAGGGATTCACGTATGCTGGAGGCCTAGGCGTGCTCGAGGGGGATAAATTCTATGCAATGGCGAGGCGAGGAATCGATTACGTGGTAATAACGCTTCTCTATAGGGAGGGCTACGTTGATTACTCATTCAGCGACGAGTTAATGCCGAGGCCGCAGCCCCAGCCCAAGGAGTTCCTGGAGAAGCTGGTCAAGGTGGATAGCGCCGGCATTAGGCTTAGGCATAGGAGGGTTCTCATCGATTTCATGGAGTATAGGGTGGGCAAGGCGAGGGTCGTCTTCATTGATCCAACGTCACCCATGTGGGCGGCGAACCTCGTGGATAGGGTCTATATTGAGAAGAGCCTTGAGGATAAGTTCGCCAAGTACGTCCTCCTGGCCAAGGGGGCTGCGGAGTACATAACCAGAATCATCGGCATCAATAATGTGGAGATAATTGATTTACAGGAGGCGTACACCGCGCTTCTCCCCCTCGTGCTTAGGCTTGAGCCGCGGAAGTATAGGCTCATAATTCACACGCCGGGCCCCTGGGGCCACCCCTCCTTCCCGAGGGAATTCTTCGAGGATGAATTCGGCTACTCCTTCATCTCTAACCCAGTCATACTGACGGAGCTGGGGCTCAGCATGACTGGCGGAGGCGTCGTGGTTTCGGNGAAAATGATGGACGTGGTGAGCAAGGTGATTCCGCACCACATGCATAAGGTCACCTACATAACTAATGGAGTGGATGAGGAGCGGTGGATTCATCCGGCAATAGCCGGGGCTAGGGGCATTGAGGAATTGGCGGCGGCTAAGGCCAGGGCCAGGGAGGAGTTGTTGGGCGTAATCACTAGGTATAAGCAGGTAAATGCGGGGGATAGGCCCATAATTGCCTGGAATAGGAGGATCACCAAATATAAGAGGCCGGAATTCATTCTGGACTTTATAGAGGAGGAACAGCCGCGGGACGCCGTCTTCGTGCTCGCGGGGAAGGCTCACCCCGATGACTCATATGGGCTCGAGGTGATGAGGCGAATGAAGCAGGCCGCCCTTAATTACGAGAACGTCGTATTCATGCCTGACTACGGGATTCAATTAGCGAAGCCNATAGTGGCCGGCTCCTCCGTAATGGTGTTCACGCCGTTCCCAGGCTGGGAGGCATCCGGCACATCCTTCATGAAGGGCGGGCTAAACGCCACTCCTGCCCTATCATCCAGGGATGGGGCCGCGGTGGAGTTGATAAAGGATGGAGAGAATGGTTGGCTCTTCGGAAGCGACGTGAGGGAATTAATAGATATAGGCATCGACGCCAGGGCCAGGGATATCAATGAGAAGGAGTACGAGGATTTCGTGGGCAAATTAAAGGCGATCATCAAGATGTATCACGACGATAAGGCCGGGTTCCTTAAGGTAATGATGAATGCGAGAAATAGCTTCATCAAGAGCGCCCCAATAACCAATGCATTAGCCAAGTACTACCCGGGCAAGCTATGACCGAGCCAACGGCTAAATTTAAATAGTGCAACGGCTAAGGGGAATGAGAGGCGGGGGTACCCGAGCATGGTCAAAGGGGGCGGGTTGAGGTCCCGTTGGCGTAGGCCTGCGTGGGTTCAAATCCCACCCCCCGCACCAGAGATTTTAGGGAGTTTTGTAATAATACTAAATTGCATTGATGCATTGGATGACTTCAAGACAAACATTTTCAACTACCCACGTAGGAATTGTAGGTTTAGGGTTGAGGCTGGCTCAGTCATTGATTAGTTGTTAAGTGCCAGGAGCGTCTTCACGGTATATGGGACGTTCAGGGTCGGTATTGAGCACGTGAGCACCTCCGTGATTAACTCGGGCGGGTTGAGTGTTGGGTTGGTTCCGACTATGTTAAGGCCTCCTTCGAGACCCCACCCTGCTCCAGTACCCTAGGCACCCGAGGCTTGGTGTTAGGGATAGCGTACATGCCCTATACTCGCACCCAGTGATCCCCATACTTAGCCTACTCCGTAGGTGGAATGCATACGAGAGGTTCGACAAGGTTGGTTTGCCCCACGCGATTTACGCGCCGTATGAGCTTAGGGAGGTTAACCACTCGATAAGGCCCGTGACAATAAGTGTTGACAAGAGGAGGACGCGGAGGGTTCATTGGTTGGTTAATACTGAGGCCAGTAAGTAGGAGTGGGGCTAGGCTTAGGAACTACATGAGGCCCCTCGATATGGCTAATTACCTGGGTGTCAGTAGGTCAACAAGCATTAGGTCTGGGGACGGTTAGAGTCACGCCGATAAAGCTGGGTAATACTTATAATTCTCAATAAACGCGTAAATCAATGGGTTGGAAACTAGCCATACTAAACACCGTAGGCACAAGCATACTAAGCAACNTGGAGAGATTAGCGAAGGATTGTGAATTAGATAGTAGGAAGTTAAGCCAAACCCTCTGCCAATTACTGGGCAGGATACCATAGAATGCCTTACCCACCGATCCAGTCCAGGAAGAGTTCCTAAAAAGAGCCACGCCGAGCGATCCAATCTTTAGGGAGGTCCTCGAAATCGTGAGCAGCGACCCAGGTAAATTCAGTGCGGAGCTTAACTCATTGATTGCGTTCTTCAACTCCCTACCATCTAAGCACAGCATTGATGAGGTCGAGGTCTACCTATACCCAACGGACACGGGCACTGCAAGGTTCTGCGCAAACATAATCCACGAGGTAGTCAGGGAACACGGAAGTAAGTTGTTTGGAATCACGAAGGTCATACCATGCAAGTCGATTAAAGTTAAGGGCTTCGGCACAGGGCCCATGTTCTTCAGAGAGGGCTTAGTTGAACTCATCGATGGGTAAGCTAGGCTCATTGTGAATAAGGCTAGACAGGGCTTCAAGGTCGTCGTCAACGTGACAGCAGGCTTTAAGCCAGAGACAACATACACCGCCTTGATAGCCCTATTGTCTTGTGCGTGGAAGGTCATTTATACATACGGAGGTTTTGGAGAAGTTGTTGATTTACCAATACTGCCGATAGGCATTAGGCAGAGGTACCTGGATGAGTTAGGTAAGGTTGGCAATGGGGCGCCGAGGTACTTACTTACTCAGCAGGGCGTGGATGTCGAGGATTTGATAGAGAGGAACTTGGTTGAGGAGAGAGATGGCTTTGTAAAGCCTAGGGAGTGGGTGAAGAAGTTATTGGATGTCATCAATGAGTGCTGAGCTTATGCCAACATATTTATAAGATTTTAATAAAAGTGAGCGAAAAGATTTCTGTGCGTATTTACCTGGCCTCGTGGGACAACCCGTTCGAGTGGGATGAGCCGAGTACCGCCGTGAGCCAACAGATAATGTGTACCGTTCCTACACGGCACTACCCCCTTATGGTTAGGGAATTTGGTGTAGATAAGGCGATTATCGTAGCCCTAGATAGCGTGGTAACGGCAAGGGGACGGAATAAGGTGGACTTCGAATGCGCTAGGGCAAACCCAAGGCTTAAGCCAGATGAAGACTCCAGTATAGTAATGCCTAGGGAGGTAGAGAACTATGGGGGTTGGGTTAAGGCTGCCTTTGAGTACATTAATTGCGTGGCCGTTAACTCAATAGAATAGATAGGGATATTGCTGATAAGGTTAAGGTTGTTATTGCCCCATACATTGGTATTAGGGAAGTTAAGATTAGGGATAAGGAATGTCTCATGTTTAAATACGGAGTCGGCGAAGGCGTTGAACCCAGCACATACCTAACCTACGCCCTAGCCGGTACTCTTAATGCAACTTGGCGAGCACCTTAATGATGTTAAGGAGTTTATTATTGATATCACACTTGGCGTAAATTACACACCATTCTTGACAGTTGAACTAGCCAAGATGATTGCATCGCTGGCATTGAATTAGCATAGCACCGGTTACGTTGTGGGGATCCGTATATACAATGCCGTGGAGGTTGGATCTGAGGGTAACATGAGAGTTTTCTATGTGTGCAACATAGATGAGTTAAAAGCGAATAAATACTTGGACCCAGTAATTACAGCTACACACAATGGCGGTCTCAGCGAGGATGAGACGACGGTCATTGGGGCACTAATTATGAATGGCCCAATAGCCCTAATACACTCATGCATAGACCTTGTTGAGTTCAACGAAGCAAGTTGGATCACCGATGATTTGAAGTATGAGGGGCTTCTGCAATCTGTGAAACTGAATAGGACTAACGGTGGCTATGAAACATCACTAATGGGTTTCACGAAACCCGAGGTGACCTATGCTAAGGTCTTTACGAGAGCTCTATGCACATCGCTACTTGGGCAAACTTAAGGAAAGCAAACCCCCAGCTGATGATGGTTACATTCTCATTAATAAAAGGAGCTTATAATGCCGTACTTTGAGAAGCCATCGAAGGCGTCTGAGGTTATTGTTAAGTAAGAGCTTAATAGATGGGCAGAAGAAAATGGATAAGGATGAGTTGAGGAACTTCATAGTCCACGCGGGAATCATCCTTGGCTCTACATGTGTGGACACTGCTAAGTTTATTAATGAGACGTTTGACAGAAAGGCGGTACGCTGCAACTGGAAACTCATTAAGGGCTTCGTAGTGAGGCACATAGGTGATATTTTAGGTTAAGACTTAATTGTAACCATGAAGAAGGCGTATAGCCCCTTATTGATTATCTCGTCGACTTCCTGCTTTGTCAACTCTCTGGTTTGATTTAAACGCCCATAAAGTAGTTGGAACACCACGAGAACGTCGCCCCTGCCCAGCTTTATGGCAGCCCTATTTACTGCGACATTCATGCCCAAGATTGAGGAAGCAATAGCCGCGGTTAATTCGTGACCCACCACACTGACGAAGCCCCGGGACAATAATTCCCTAGCCTCCTCGGCAGTTACCCTCCTAACTTTTATAGTAACTTCCCCGTCCTCCTCCGGGAGCATTTGGAGGCTGAATGCCGTGCTTAGGTATGTAGTC encodes:
- a CDS encoding nucleotide pyrophosphohydrolase → MSVTDSTTNLEYLKERVREFCEARDWDQFHNPKDLAIGVVTEAAELLEIFRFRSEAESEELMRNPEAREEAAMEMADVLFMLLRFAQKYGFDLAQSLLRKLEINEARYPIEKAKGRNIKYNKL
- a CDS encoding dehydrogenase is translated as MVIACPRDCYDTCIFDRNYRPLPMFPVNGFTCARGRADLRRNRVNRVEAPMIDGREATLEEALDALARLVRETARRDPSRIIHVDYDGNQGLLTWYYPARLWNALGASQTDYSICSAEGHAAIAAHYGTSFGALPSEFQRYDAAVLWGVPASVSFIHGWVALRNAYKVVIDVRMSDAARKADEAIIVRPGSDVYLAIGVIKELFRMGSVTGDVDGLPELRGFVEKYSDEEISEYTGLRWSSVKRLAEYYSQRRPLTLIGFALGRTRNGGDAIGLISLIPALLGMERGFYYSNSLGWGIDFNYLRGLHIARPGRVIGMAEVAYEAGEGAFDLMFVWNSNPIHSLPGADRLREAVEEGRLTLVVHDPYWSETARLANIVIPAPTFLEKMDVVYSYWHEYLVLNEPIQDPMGIPETMLVKEVGKRVLGDHPLIIEEPLQAVDVAIRGTGVTVAELMEKKIAPIRNRPRPRKPSAHPLPSPSPPGRDLILVFTSHPLYTNSQFKEVYGSPEPILYTHDIEGIVEVESKYGRARVRAVKDEGTPSGVAWMTKSALMDLDGRPINSLIGPEKGKYGGTPLLNGVAVKIIEKKHGGAPAGI
- a CDS encoding glycosyl transferase family 1, which codes for MTIVSVTPEIALDEGFTYAGGLGVLEGDKFYAMARRGIDYVVITLLYREGYVDYSFSDELMPRPQPQPKEFLEKLVKVDSAGIRLRHRRVLIDFMEYRVGKARVVFIDPTSPMWAANLVDRVYIEKSLEDKFAKYVLLAKGAAEYITRIIGINNVEIIDLQEAYTALLPLVLRLEPRKYRLIIHTPGPWGHPSFPREFFEDEFGYSFISNPVILTELGLSMTGGGVVVSXKMMDVVSKVIPHHMHKVTYITNGVDEERWIHPAIAGARGIEELAAAKARAREELLGVITRYKQVNAGDRPIIAWNRRITKYKRPEFILDFIEEEQPRDAVFVLAGKAHPDDSYGLEVMRRMKQAALNYENVVFMPDYGIQLAKPIVAGSSVMVFTPFPGWEASGTSFMKGGLNATPALSSRDGAAVELIKDGENGWLFGSDVRELIDIGIDARARDINEKEYEDFVGKLKAIIKMYHDDKAGFLKVMMNARNSFIKSAPITNALAKYYPGKL